The following coding sequences lie in one Duffyella gerundensis genomic window:
- a CDS encoding HlyD family secretion protein, protein MMYRKEAIASRNQHWSGKAILLAEVRPYRVVLFTVIFFGLFFAFIIFGSYTRRINVSGEIISSPRAITVFSGQQGFVVSQKVHPGQAVKRGQPIYQIDVSRTTTSGVVSNKRRINIQKQIAAIDQMANKIRQNKQTTLDTINREKASYEAALQHSSDVLDTAQQGLRMMKKNMENYRSYQRKGLINNDQLVNQSTIYYQQQNDLLGLRSQNEQNALQILALQSRLQTQAVDFDNQLSQLDMQKSGLADELTDADANSDLIITSPVDGWIDTLSVSPGQMVSNGDSLLQIIPGESHHFELILWVPDSSVPYLSVNQSINIRYDAFPAEKFGQFPGKIVAIARTPASPQEMATYPGAPLKSADKPQTWYKVVVAPGNQHFHYKGRQIQPENGMKATSTLYLEERKLYQWILSPLYDIRNSAGGLVDEK, encoded by the coding sequence ATGATGTACAGAAAGGAAGCGATTGCATCAAGAAACCAGCACTGGTCAGGTAAAGCCATACTGTTAGCGGAGGTACGGCCTTATCGCGTAGTGCTATTTACCGTGATTTTTTTTGGTCTGTTCTTCGCCTTTATTATTTTCGGTAGCTATACCCGCCGGATCAATGTCTCAGGTGAAATTATCTCTTCACCCCGCGCTATTACGGTGTTTTCCGGGCAACAAGGTTTTGTGGTTAGTCAGAAAGTGCATCCAGGACAGGCGGTAAAACGTGGCCAGCCGATCTATCAGATTGACGTCAGCCGCACCACGACGTCAGGCGTGGTCAGTAACAAACGCCGCATCAATATCCAAAAGCAAATAGCGGCGATCGATCAAATGGCGAATAAAATTCGCCAAAATAAACAAACCACACTCGACACGATCAACCGTGAAAAAGCCAGCTACGAAGCGGCGCTGCAACACTCATCTGATGTGCTGGACACAGCGCAACAGGGACTGCGTATGATGAAAAAAAACATGGAAAACTATCGCAGCTACCAGAGGAAAGGATTGATTAACAACGATCAGTTAGTTAATCAGTCAACTATCTACTATCAACAACAGAACGATCTGCTGGGGCTGCGCAGCCAGAATGAACAGAATGCTCTGCAAATTTTGGCGTTACAAAGCCGTCTACAAACTCAGGCTGTGGATTTTGATAACCAGCTTTCCCAACTCGATATGCAGAAAAGTGGGCTGGCTGATGAGTTAACGGATGCCGATGCTAACAGCGATCTCATTATCACTTCACCGGTTGATGGCTGGATCGACACGCTTAGCGTTTCGCCTGGTCAAATGGTGAGCAACGGCGATAGTTTGCTGCAAATCATTCCCGGTGAAAGCCACCACTTTGAACTCATTTTATGGGTGCCTGACTCTTCTGTTCCTTACCTCAGCGTCAATCAGTCAATCAACATTCGTTATGACGCTTTTCCTGCGGAAAAATTTGGTCAGTTTCCCGGAAAGATCGTGGCTATTGCCCGTACTCCTGCTTCCCCGCAGGAGATGGCAACCTATCCCGGAGCGCCGCTTAAATCAGCGGATAAACCGCAAACCTGGTACAAAGTGGTGGTCGCACCGGGCAATCAGCATTTTCATTACAAAGGGCGGCAAATACAGCCAGAAAACGGCATGAAAGCCACCAGCACGCTGTATTTAGAAGAGCGAAAACTCTATCAGTGGATACTTTCTCCACTCTACGATATTCGTAACAGCGCAGGAGGGCTGGTGGATGAAAAGTGA
- a CDS encoding aromatic amino acid transporter: MTELAISQHRPSVWWGAMVICGTVVGAGMFTLPVVMAGAWFGWSVLILIGSWASMLMSGLLFLHAARHYQAGAGYSTLTRDLLGRGWEIINSVSILFVLGILTYAYISASGPVYQHSITAAGLPVTLVETKILLTGCVAAVVCLGTKEVSRLMTVCLIAKIVLLVALFGGLLMQVKLPVLLDSQESAGMYWPYIAGVVPFCLASFGYHGNISGLDRYYGGEQQRVRKALKIGTFLALVIYLFWLTATMGNIPRSEFPAIITRGGDIEALLEALHSHLQTGYLTLLMTVFSHFAVLCSFLGVTSGLFDFIADWSGERDALRKRLKIGALTFLPPLLASIWMPNGFVTAIGYAGLLATIWAVIVPALLAVKARQRFAADRPMPLPQKLMVIAVIAFGVINIAAWTLGKANLLPLYR, translated from the coding sequence ATGACAGAGTTGGCCATTTCGCAGCACCGACCATCCGTATGGTGGGGTGCTATGGTGATATGCGGTACGGTAGTCGGTGCCGGTATGTTTACGTTACCGGTGGTGATGGCGGGCGCGTGGTTTGGCTGGTCAGTACTGATCCTGATCGGCAGTTGGGCGAGCATGCTGATGTCAGGATTACTGTTTTTGCACGCCGCCCGGCATTATCAGGCTGGCGCCGGATATAGCACCTTAACCCGCGATCTGTTGGGTCGCGGCTGGGAGATCATCAATTCAGTCAGCATTTTATTTGTGCTTGGCATTCTGACCTACGCCTATATTTCGGCCAGCGGCCCGGTTTACCAGCACTCCATCACCGCGGCGGGACTGCCGGTCACGCTGGTTGAAACGAAGATTCTGCTGACCGGCTGTGTCGCGGCGGTGGTCTGCCTCGGCACAAAAGAGGTAAGCCGACTGATGACGGTCTGCCTGATAGCCAAGATTGTGCTGCTGGTAGCGCTGTTTGGCGGCTTGCTGATGCAGGTAAAACTTCCCGTGCTGTTAGACAGTCAGGAAAGCGCGGGCATGTACTGGCCTTATATCGCGGGTGTGGTGCCATTTTGCCTGGCGTCGTTTGGCTATCACGGTAATATCTCCGGCCTCGATCGCTACTATGGCGGCGAACAGCAGCGGGTCAGAAAAGCGCTGAAGATCGGGACTTTTCTGGCGCTGGTGATTTACCTGTTCTGGCTGACCGCCACCATGGGCAATATCCCCCGCAGCGAATTTCCGGCCATCATCACGCGGGGCGGTGATATTGAAGCGCTGCTGGAAGCGCTGCACAGCCATCTTCAGACAGGCTACCTGACGCTGCTGATGACGGTGTTTTCCCATTTCGCCGTGCTCTGCTCGTTTCTCGGCGTGACCTCTGGCCTGTTCGATTTTATCGCCGACTGGTCAGGAGAGCGCGACGCGTTGCGTAAGCGGCTGAAAATTGGCGCGCTGACCTTTCTGCCGCCGCTGCTGGCCTCGATCTGGATGCCGAATGGCTTTGTCACCGCCATCGGTTACGCCGGTTTGTTGGCCACTATCTGGGCGGTGATTGTACCGGCCCTGTTAGCGGTAAAGGCCAGGCAGCGGTTCGCCGCGGATCGGCCGATGCCGTTACCACAGAAGCTGATGGTGATCGCCGTTATCGCCTTTGGCGTGATCAACATCGCGGCGTGGACATTGGGTAAAGCTAACCTGCTGCCGTTATATCGCTAA
- a CDS encoding RidA family protein yields MATLERKNYPALGNVSAPYVHAVKHGDTLYVSGLTAFGSAAQGAGMAAQAEEIFRQMTIVAQAEGTDVASLIKVTIFITTFAEIAALREVLFRHYGDHLPASSLVEVSRLFSPDLQVEIEGIFAL; encoded by the coding sequence ATGGCTACCCTTGAAAGAAAAAACTATCCGGCGCTCGGCAATGTCAGCGCGCCCTATGTTCATGCGGTAAAACACGGCGATACGCTGTATGTTTCCGGGCTGACTGCGTTTGGTAGCGCAGCACAAGGTGCCGGAATGGCTGCGCAGGCAGAGGAGATTTTTCGGCAGATGACGATCGTCGCGCAAGCAGAAGGTACGGATGTCGCCTCGCTGATTAAGGTGACGATTTTTATCACCACATTTGCGGAGATTGCGGCGCTGCGCGAGGTCCTGTTTCGCCATTACGGCGATCACCTGCCCGCCAGCTCACTGGTCGAAGTGAGCCGTCTGTTTTCACCCGATTTGCAGGTTGAGATTGAGGGGATATTTGCACTCTGA
- a CDS encoding cysteine hydrolase family protein has protein sequence MPQPSCRKALLIIDMQVGLFHGAVPPFAGDRVLANINQLIANARCAGAPILAVRHTGPQGSPLAPDGPLTQLIPQLDVQSERDILFSKTRPNCFHETELAPLLRQRAIDELVVVGMKTEFCIDSTCRAAADGGWKVTLIADAHTTMDTAALSADAIVAHHNATLSAAFVTLSTAQAYSF, from the coding sequence ATGCCACAACCATCCTGCCGCAAGGCCCTGTTGATTATTGATATGCAGGTCGGGCTTTTTCACGGCGCCGTGCCGCCCTTTGCCGGCGACCGCGTGCTGGCAAACATCAACCAGCTGATCGCCAATGCCCGATGCGCGGGCGCGCCGATCCTCGCCGTGCGCCACACCGGACCGCAGGGCTCGCCCCTGGCGCCGGACGGCCCGCTAACCCAGCTAATCCCTCAGCTGGATGTTCAATCCGAACGCGACATCCTGTTCAGCAAGACCCGGCCAAACTGTTTTCATGAAACCGAACTGGCCCCGCTTTTGCGCCAGCGTGCAATCGACGAACTGGTGGTGGTGGGAATGAAAACCGAGTTCTGCATCGACAGCACCTGCCGTGCGGCGGCCGATGGTGGCTGGAAAGTTACGTTAATTGCGGATGCGCATACCACCATGGATACCGCCGCGCTCTCCGCTGACGCGATCGTGGCGCACCATAACGCCACGCTGTCGGCTGCGTTTGTTACACTTTCAACTGCGCAAGCGTATAGTTTTTAG
- a CDS encoding GlxA family transcriptional regulator: MSALTVAVVITPGFSPFHFSVPCILFGNAMPDPQLFNVEICAEQAGTVLSDIGLSMNVEHGLERLAVADIVIVPFWHNPDERPAQALLDALTHAWQRGAEVVGLCLGTYVLAYAGLLDHHRAATHWEYERDFSARFPAVHLDSNSLYTCDERLITSAGTAAGIDCCLNIIRQHYGAAVANRVARRMVVPPYREGGQAQFIERPLPENTRDAKINALMDYLRRNLDQPHDLDSLARFVNMSRRTLTRHFLKATGTSLGEWLNAERLQRSQELLETTDNSIESVAAMAGFQSPISFRQSFKARFGVSPSEWRRTFRGPAQVALEHA, encoded by the coding sequence ATGTCAGCATTGACGGTTGCCGTGGTGATCACGCCGGGATTCAGCCCGTTTCATTTTTCGGTGCCCTGCATCCTGTTTGGCAACGCGATGCCGGATCCGCAGCTGTTCAACGTGGAAATCTGCGCGGAACAGGCGGGCACGGTGCTATCAGATATTGGCCTGTCGATGAACGTGGAGCACGGTCTTGAACGGCTCGCGGTTGCTGACATTGTTATCGTGCCTTTCTGGCACAATCCTGACGAGCGGCCCGCCCAAGCACTGCTGGATGCGCTGACCCACGCCTGGCAACGCGGTGCGGAGGTGGTGGGTTTATGCCTCGGCACCTACGTGCTGGCGTACGCGGGCCTGCTCGATCATCATCGTGCCGCCACGCACTGGGAATATGAACGTGACTTTAGCGCGCGGTTTCCTGCCGTTCATCTCGACAGTAACTCCCTCTACACCTGCGACGAGCGCCTGATCACCTCCGCTGGTACCGCAGCCGGCATCGACTGCTGCCTGAACATCATTCGCCAGCATTACGGTGCGGCGGTAGCTAATCGGGTGGCGCGCAGAATGGTGGTTCCGCCTTATCGCGAAGGTGGGCAGGCGCAGTTTATTGAGCGTCCGCTGCCGGAGAATACCCGCGATGCCAAAATCAATGCGCTGATGGATTATCTGCGGCGCAATCTTGACCAGCCCCACGATCTCGATTCGCTGGCGCGCTTCGTCAACATGAGCCGCCGGACGCTAACGCGGCATTTTCTCAAGGCCACCGGCACCTCGCTGGGTGAATGGCTGAATGCCGAGCGGTTGCAGCGCAGTCAGGAGCTGCTGGAAACCACCGATAACAGCATTGAAAGCGTGGCAGCAATGGCAGGGTTCCAGTCGCCGATCTCATTTCGTCAGAGTTTTAAAGCCCGCTTTGGCGTCAGTCCCAGCGAATGGCGCCGCACGTTTCGCGGGCCTGCGCAGGTGGCGCTGGAGCACGCCTGA
- a CDS encoding MBL fold metallo-hydrolase translates to MKLTQIRNATLLLEYAGKKFLIDPMLADKEAWDGFAGNARPHLRNPMVDLPVSVESLLAVDAVILTHTHTDHWDEAAQQAIPKEMLIYTQDSNDAALVRSQGFQHVRVLQEENAFVDGLTIFKTDGQHGSNALYADPVLAELLGDACGLVFTHPHEKTLYIAGDTVWVKPYVRSLQRFRPDVVVLNTGNATNDLYGPIIMSKEDTLRTLQLLPETTVVASHMESINHCLLTRAELREYTREKGIADKVLIPADGETMVF, encoded by the coding sequence ATGAAACTGACTCAAATTCGTAATGCCACACTGTTACTGGAATACGCAGGCAAAAAATTTCTTATCGACCCAATGCTGGCTGACAAAGAGGCCTGGGACGGCTTTGCCGGTAATGCGCGTCCGCACTTGCGTAACCCGATGGTTGATTTGCCGGTGAGCGTGGAAAGCCTGCTGGCGGTTGATGCCGTGATTCTGACCCACACACATACCGATCACTGGGACGAGGCGGCGCAACAGGCGATTCCAAAAGAGATGCTGATCTATACGCAAGACAGCAACGATGCGGCGCTGGTGCGTTCCCAGGGCTTTCAGCATGTTCGTGTCTTGCAGGAAGAAAACGCCTTTGTTGATGGCCTGACCATTTTCAAAACCGACGGGCAGCACGGCAGCAATGCACTTTATGCCGATCCGGTGTTGGCCGAGCTGCTCGGTGACGCCTGTGGCCTGGTGTTTACTCATCCGCATGAAAAAACGCTCTATATCGCCGGTGATACCGTTTGGGTGAAACCTTATGTCAGAAGCCTGCAGCGCTTTCGTCCTGATGTGGTTGTGCTCAACACCGGTAACGCTACAAACGATCTCTACGGCCCGATTATCATGAGCAAAGAAGACACGCTGCGCACGCTGCAGCTGTTGCCTGAGACCACGGTGGTGGCTTCGCACATGGAATCGATCAACCATTGTCTGCTCACTCGCGCCGAACTGCGTGAGTACACGCGTGAAAAGGGCATCGCGGACAAGGTGCTTATTCCGGCAGATGGTGAAACAATGGTGTTTTAA
- a CDS encoding isochorismatase family protein produces MKNALIVIDIQNDYFPGGAFPLEGAEAACEAAVEAIARARENGWLVVGVQHIATADAPFFRPDTEGAAFHPHIAAALENAPVVVKAQADSFFETNLESLLSEHGITEIYLIGMMTQHCVTHTALSPQNPGMKVHIIAAGCAAPTHALSDLALSGLGARCTIE; encoded by the coding sequence ATGAAAAATGCACTGATTGTGATCGACATACAGAATGACTATTTTCCTGGCGGCGCATTCCCGCTTGAGGGCGCTGAAGCCGCCTGTGAAGCAGCAGTAGAAGCGATTGCCCGTGCCCGCGAAAACGGCTGGCTAGTGGTCGGCGTTCAGCACATTGCCACCGCCGATGCGCCGTTTTTCCGTCCCGACACCGAGGGCGCTGCGTTTCACCCGCATATCGCCGCCGCGCTGGAAAATGCACCCGTTGTGGTCAAAGCCCAGGCGGACAGCTTCTTTGAGACCAACCTCGAATCACTGCTGAGCGAGCATGGCATCACGGAGATCTATCTGATCGGTATGATGACCCAGCATTGTGTCACCCATACCGCGCTGTCGCCGCAAAATCCTGGCATGAAAGTACACATTATTGCCGCAGGCTGCGCGGCACCGACCCACGCGCTGAGCGATCTTGCGCTCTCCGGCCTTGGCGCTCGCTGCACCATCGAATAA
- a CDS encoding cytochrome b yields MKYSTHQIFLHWLSAVIIIWATVSGFYVAMFQPSPETKQWVSFFNVSLTTVFIPFFIARIGYAFAHGKPEDTTLTARQEKMAHLGHLALYANICVVLITGVLMMDKNINVFNLFFIPHPLEDVQLLAFFKRVHVFFCLSLSLLVTGHVLAIVKHRLAGHNVLKRMLT; encoded by the coding sequence ATGAAATACAGTACGCATCAAATATTCCTTCACTGGCTGTCAGCCGTAATTATTATTTGGGCTACGGTGAGTGGTTTTTATGTGGCGATGTTCCAGCCATCTCCCGAGACAAAGCAGTGGGTCTCTTTTTTTAATGTGTCGTTAACCACAGTCTTCATTCCATTTTTTATTGCAAGGATTGGGTATGCCTTTGCTCATGGCAAACCTGAAGACACGACATTGACAGCCAGGCAGGAGAAAATGGCGCACCTCGGCCATCTGGCGCTGTATGCCAATATTTGTGTGGTATTGATCACCGGCGTGCTGATGATGGATAAAAACATTAACGTGTTTAACCTGTTTTTTATTCCTCATCCCCTTGAAGACGTGCAGTTGTTGGCGTTTTTTAAACGCGTGCATGTATTTTTTTGTCTGTCTTTATCTTTACTGGTTACAGGCCATGTTTTGGCAATAGTTAAACACAGACTTGCAGGACATAATGTATTAAAAAGAATGCTGACATGA
- a CDS encoding LysR family transcriptional regulator, whose translation MRRKNISDYQAFIAVAREQSFTKAAAQLGVSQSALSYTVRTLEAHLGLRLLTRTTRSVAVTEAGERLLMRIGPHFDGIEQEIAAISGLRDKPAGLVRITAVEHAAETLLWPKLAPLLRNYPDINIEILSDYGRKDIVAERFDAGVRLGEQVDKDMISMPLAADSHFAVVGAPAYFTDKNRPLTPHDLSAHSCIRLRLPTHGGVYSWQFYQHGNEISVRVEGRATFNTLRMMRQAALDGLGLAYLPLNEVEPMLNDGHLVQVLADWCPPRPAYHLYYPSRRQHSPAFMLVLEALRYRR comes from the coding sequence ATGCGTCGCAAGAATATCAGCGATTATCAGGCGTTTATTGCCGTGGCGCGCGAACAAAGCTTTACCAAAGCGGCGGCACAGCTTGGGGTATCACAGTCCGCGCTGAGCTATACCGTTCGTACGCTGGAGGCGCACCTGGGGCTGCGGCTGCTGACACGTACCACGCGCAGCGTCGCGGTAACCGAAGCCGGAGAGCGGCTGCTGATGCGCATTGGCCCGCATTTTGATGGCATCGAACAGGAAATCGCCGCCATTAGCGGCCTGCGCGATAAACCGGCGGGCCTGGTGCGTATTACTGCGGTTGAACACGCGGCTGAAACGCTGCTCTGGCCAAAGCTGGCACCGCTGCTGCGCAACTATCCCGATATCAACATTGAAATCCTCAGCGATTACGGGCGAAAAGATATTGTGGCCGAGCGTTTTGATGCGGGCGTCAGGCTGGGTGAACAGGTTGATAAAGACATGATATCGATGCCGCTGGCGGCGGATTCGCACTTTGCAGTTGTCGGCGCGCCTGCCTACTTTACTGATAAAAACCGGCCGCTAACGCCTCATGATCTGAGCGCGCACAGCTGCATTCGTTTGCGACTGCCAACGCACGGCGGCGTCTATTCCTGGCAATTTTATCAGCATGGCAACGAAATCAGCGTGCGCGTGGAAGGTCGGGCCACGTTTAACACTCTGCGTATGATGCGTCAGGCGGCACTCGACGGGTTGGGACTGGCCTATTTACCGTTAAACGAGGTGGAGCCCATGCTGAATGACGGCCATCTGGTTCAGGTGCTGGCTGACTGGTGCCCGCCCCGCCCCGCTTACCATCTTTACTATCCCAGCCGTCGCCAGCATTCCCCGGCCTTTATGCTGGTACTTGAGGCGCTGCGTTACCGCCGATAG
- a CDS encoding alpha/beta hydrolase, with translation MTTLTGGLSRRQLLLAGSFASAGLLMATRATAALPPAPQAAGKIVRVGDVTIQGITFKNHDILMSGNLYLPRGFSKSRQYAAIVVVHPGGGVKEQTAGLYVLKLAAEGFITLAFDASHQGASGGMPRFVDDPMKRVGDVYSAVDYLSALPYVDSGRMGALGVCAGSGITVKAAMTERRIKALATVSAVDVGAATRKGWEGTTPQSELIPVLEAVAKQRDIEAAGGAPVWVNYVPALSDRSAPFDLQQAADYYLTARGRHPASTNQMLMTSISTLASFTGFEGADTFLTQPLLIIAGSKAGSLWHSQQLNDSAASRDKTLVIMPDATHMDLYDGEGATRAADTLAPFFHTHLMHG, from the coding sequence ATGACGACCCTTACAGGCGGACTTAGTCGCCGACAGTTACTTCTCGCCGGTTCATTCGCCTCCGCAGGGCTGTTGATGGCCACCCGTGCCACCGCTGCGCTGCCGCCTGCGCCACAAGCCGCAGGAAAAATTGTGCGTGTCGGGGATGTCACGATTCAGGGCATCACGTTTAAAAATCACGATATCCTGATGTCCGGGAATCTTTATCTGCCGCGGGGCTTCAGCAAAAGCCGCCAGTATGCGGCCATCGTCGTGGTGCATCCCGGCGGCGGTGTTAAAGAGCAGACGGCGGGCCTCTATGTGTTAAAACTGGCAGCAGAAGGCTTTATCACGCTGGCGTTCGATGCTTCCCATCAAGGCGCCAGCGGCGGGATGCCGCGTTTCGTGGATGACCCAATGAAGCGCGTCGGTGATGTTTACAGCGCGGTCGATTACCTCAGCGCCTTGCCTTATGTTGATAGCGGGCGGATGGGTGCGCTCGGCGTCTGTGCCGGCAGCGGTATTACGGTGAAAGCGGCGATGACCGAGCGCCGCATCAAGGCGCTGGCGACGGTCAGCGCGGTGGATGTCGGTGCCGCTACTCGCAAAGGCTGGGAAGGTACCACACCGCAATCCGAACTGATTCCGGTGCTGGAAGCGGTGGCGAAACAACGTGACATCGAAGCGGCAGGTGGCGCGCCGGTCTGGGTGAATTATGTGCCCGCCCTCAGCGATCGCTCGGCGCCGTTCGATTTGCAGCAAGCCGCCGACTACTATCTCACCGCGCGCGGCCGTCATCCTGCCTCCACCAATCAAATGTTGATGACCAGCATCAGCACGCTCGCCTCGTTTACCGGCTTTGAGGGTGCCGACACGTTCCTGACCCAACCACTGCTGATCATCGCGGGCAGCAAAGCGGGTTCGTTGTGGCACAGTCAGCAGCTGAACGACAGCGCCGCGTCGAGGGACAAAACGCTGGTGATCATGCCTGATGCCACGCACATGGATCTGTACGATGGCGAAGGAGCAACGCGGGCAGCCGACACGCTCGCGCCGTTCTTCCACACGCATTTGATGCACGGCTAA
- a CDS encoding ROK family transcriptional regulator, whose product MQVPFTRNTHEMKKNNIVRIVEALKSLGMATKAQLAQHTGLSVATCGAVLNRLCERHQVQELQRDASSGGRPAQRYACNPDYYAQLALYVEGSDEAARIVWSVNSAVGSKLAEGEGDFLPLTLETFDRQIAALLAAYPAIRAAGIGMPGVVAEGTVLTCDVTLFEHIDIIAHLHRQHGLFVHADNDMNYTVWGFYRSQAAQIDAPVAYLYFPGVACAGCGMVINGDVVRGASHFAGEVSHLIDPHQPALKLAEEVALMLTSLTAIVNPARVAVCGPQLSAPLIAEAEAICARRIPQRHRPEILFRTSRRADYLLGITEQLAQAYLHHDIFHD is encoded by the coding sequence ATGCAGGTTCCCTTCACCCGAAATACGCATGAAATGAAGAAAAACAATATCGTGCGTATTGTTGAAGCGCTGAAATCATTGGGCATGGCGACGAAAGCGCAGCTGGCGCAGCACACCGGCCTGAGCGTGGCGACCTGCGGCGCGGTGTTGAACAGGTTGTGTGAACGTCATCAGGTGCAGGAGCTTCAGCGTGATGCGTCCAGCGGCGGCAGACCGGCGCAGCGTTACGCCTGTAATCCCGATTATTACGCCCAGCTTGCGCTCTACGTCGAAGGTTCAGATGAGGCGGCCCGCATCGTCTGGTCGGTAAACTCTGCGGTGGGCAGCAAGCTGGCAGAAGGCGAAGGCGATTTTCTGCCGCTGACGCTGGAGACCTTCGATCGGCAGATCGCCGCTCTGCTGGCGGCCTATCCGGCGATCAGGGCGGCGGGCATTGGCATGCCTGGCGTGGTGGCCGAAGGCACCGTGCTGACCTGCGATGTGACGCTGTTTGAACATATCGATATTATCGCGCACCTGCATCGCCAGCACGGCCTTTTTGTTCATGCCGATAACGACATGAACTATACCGTCTGGGGATTTTACCGTAGCCAGGCCGCGCAAATCGACGCGCCGGTGGCTTATCTCTATTTTCCCGGGGTCGCCTGCGCGGGCTGTGGCATGGTGATCAATGGTGATGTGGTGCGCGGCGCGTCGCATTTTGCCGGAGAAGTCTCGCACCTGATCGATCCGCATCAACCGGCGCTGAAACTGGCAGAGGAAGTGGCGCTGATGTTGACCTCACTCACCGCGATTGTGAATCCGGCCAGAGTGGCGGTGTGCGGCCCGCAGCTCAGTGCGCCACTTATTGCTGAAGCGGAGGCGATCTGTGCCCGGCGGATCCCACAGCGGCACCGGCCTGAAATCCTCTTTCGCACCAGCCGACGTGCCGATTATCTGCTGGGCATCACGGAACAACTGGCGCAGGCTTATCTGCATCACGACATCTTTCACGACTGA
- a CDS encoding MFS transporter, with amino-acid sequence MSATAPLSLSPDNRATRFATRAVFFTTGMAMGLWAALVPYVQNRTGAEANQLGMLLLCLGAGSLLSMSFSGILIKRVGCRAVMVLSAALWCAVLPLLATLDSLELLGVALFVFGMGIGLTDVAMNVQGTLVEQAAGRALMSGFHCLWSVGGIAGAAGGALLFGNGAAPLTSTFCAIAITAGVLLAVFRGLLPGGSDDKKTEQPRSRRLRPDAYLLMMAIMTMLCFMAEGAIIDWSGTFLNLERGMPLEHAGWGFALFSLAMSLMRMTGDRLVNRMGRRMMLVAGSLLAMVGYLVVILVPGWTASLIGFALVGIGAANIVPVLITLAGQSKAMPVSMSVAFVTSLGYLGILGGPALLGWIAHYSTLFFAFSLLAAGFLLIALGAARLRY; translated from the coding sequence ATGTCGGCCACCGCCCCGCTCTCGTTATCGCCAGACAATCGTGCTACGCGCTTTGCCACCCGTGCCGTCTTCTTCACTACCGGCATGGCGATGGGCCTGTGGGCGGCGCTGGTTCCCTATGTACAGAACAGAACCGGTGCCGAGGCTAATCAACTGGGCATGCTTTTGTTGTGCCTCGGTGCCGGTTCGCTGCTCTCTATGTCATTCTCCGGCATTCTCATTAAACGCGTTGGCTGTCGCGCGGTGATGGTGCTTTCCGCCGCGTTGTGGTGTGCGGTGTTACCGCTGCTGGCGACGCTGGACAGCCTCGAGCTGCTGGGGGTGGCGCTGTTTGTTTTCGGCATGGGCATCGGTCTGACCGATGTGGCGATGAATGTGCAGGGCACGCTGGTGGAACAGGCGGCGGGCCGAGCGCTGATGTCCGGCTTTCATTGCCTGTGGAGCGTCGGTGGCATCGCGGGCGCAGCCGGTGGTGCACTGCTGTTTGGCAATGGTGCGGCCCCGCTGACCAGCACCTTCTGTGCCATTGCCATCACGGCAGGGGTGTTACTAGCGGTGTTTCGCGGACTGTTGCCAGGCGGCAGTGATGATAAGAAAACGGAACAACCGCGTTCACGTCGCCTGAGGCCAGATGCGTATCTGCTGATGATGGCCATCATGACGATGCTCTGCTTTATGGCGGAAGGCGCAATCATCGACTGGAGCGGCACCTTCCTGAACCTGGAACGAGGGATGCCGCTGGAGCATGCTGGATGGGGATTTGCCCTGTTTTCGCTGGCGATGTCGTTGATGCGCATGACCGGCGATCGCCTGGTCAACCGCATGGGCCGCAGGATGATGCTGGTAGCCGGTAGTCTGCTTGCGATGGTCGGTTATCTGGTGGTGATACTTGTACCGGGCTGGACGGCCAGCCTCATCGGCTTCGCCCTGGTCGGCATTGGTGCTGCCAATATCGTGCCGGTGCTGATTACGCTGGCCGGGCAGTCAAAGGCGATGCCGGTGAGCATGTCGGTGGCGTTCGTCACTTCGTTGGGCTATCTGGGTATTCTCGGTGGCCCGGCGCTGTTGGGCTGGATAGCGCATTATTCCACGCTGTTTTTCGCCTTCTCTCTGCTGGCGGCGGGCTTTCTACTGATAGCGCTCGGCGCTGCGCGATTACGTTACTAA